One part of the Malus sylvestris chromosome 2, drMalSylv7.2, whole genome shotgun sequence genome encodes these proteins:
- the LOC126602428 gene encoding uncharacterized protein LOC126602428, whose protein sequence is MEKLFGEQWKALGIYDAIHLSFMEVILDKELLLAALCFWCSVTNIMVLPLGLIGPTIIDITAILGTSLTGIPIDATLSEYPSNLDLKALFDKRALETLSEPEESDGSHEIPLAGRLQPRNQPPSRSKAAVQIGHSAADRGKRPAVEPEVAAETPVHPQDQDFNIPPQEATLAFPSWEVEFKALLSSTTGAAGSSTTTTEPADSTALAWLQEALSLSASQVLECKGLNLLGTCLNDLGADGQMSTEAIVQASSALERVRETFSVIENALRAEQDLKVVVAVQDAIRLKIDALKAKGEALANLDRQIAELAKQRSAIASELVKDFESGWKDCLTEYVVRAKRIEQLKMDKKNRQAEVIMGEVQWLELKALLGTLLLSSP, encoded by the exons ATGGAAAAActcttcggcgagcaatggaaagccctaggcatctacgacgccattcACCTTTCATTCATGGAAGTCATCCTGGACAAGGAGCTCCTCTTAGCAGCCTTATGCTTCTGGTGTTCGGTTACCAACATCATGGTCCTCCCTCTCGGCCTTATTGGTCCTACCATCATTGACATTACTGCCATCTTGGGGACTTCCCTGACTGGGATCCCAATCGACGCCACCCTATCTGAGTACCCGTCGAACCTTGACTTGAAGGCGCTTTTCGACAAACGAGCCCTGGAGACGCTGAGCG AGCCAGAGGAGAGCGATGGGAGTCACGAGATTCCGCTGGCGGGTCGCCTTCAACCCCGTAATCAACCTCCCTCTAGGTCCAAGGCAGCTGTCCAAATTGGCCATTCTGCAGCCGATCGTGGCAAACGACCTGCCGTAGAGCCAGAAGTGGCGGCGGAGACGCCCGTTCACCCGCAGGACCAGGACTTCAACATTCCTCCCCAAGAAGCCACTTTGGCCTTC ccttcatgggaagtcgagttcAAAGCTCTCTTGTCAAGCACTACTGGAGCGGCTGGTTCTTCGACCACCACAACTGAACCCGCTGATTCAACTGCTCTGGCTTGGTTGCAAGAAGCTTTGTCTCTCTCGGCATCGCAAGTCCTTGAGTGCAAAGGTCTTAATTTGTTAGGTACATGCCTAAACGATCTCGGAGCCGATGGTCAAATGAGCACCGAGGCTATTGTTCAAGCATCGTCCGCCTTGGAGCGCGTTCGGGAAACCTTTAGTGTCATCGAGAACGCTCTGAGGGCTGAACAAGATCTAAAAGTGGTTGTGGCCGTCCAAGACGCTATTCGGCTGAAGATCGATGCCTTAAAGGCGAAAGGAGAAGCCTTGGCTAACCTCGACCGTCAAATAGCCGAATTGGCAAAACAAAGGTCGGCTATTGCTTCTGAGCTTGTGAAGGACTTTGAGTCGGGCTGGAAAGATTGTTTAACCGAGTATGTGGTGAGAGCGAAACGAATCGAGCAGTTGAAGATGGACAAGAAGAACCGGCAAGCCGAGGTCATAATGGGCGAGGTGCAGTGGTTGGAGCTGAAGGCCCTTCTCGGcactcttcttctttcttcaccctGA
- the LOC126581878 gene encoding putative casein kinase II subunit beta-4 isoform X2 yields the protein MYRERGGGGVGGSSKTEIVGGSLDRKRINDALERRRINDALDKHLVNSSTSTSRALANSKDKERLSVPSTSAGKSQLDHRAAAAAAASLAENKCSDEESETDSEESDVSGSDGDDTSWISWFCNLRGNEFFCEVDDEYIQDDFNLCGLSSQVPYYDYALDLILDVESSHGDMFTEEQNELVESAAEMLYGLIHVRYILTSKGMSAMLEKYKSYDFGRCPRVYCCGQPCLPVGQSDIPRSSTVKIYCPKCEDIYYPRSKYQGNIDGAYFGTTFPHLFLMTYGHLKPQKASQSYVPRVFGFKLHKP from the exons ATGTATAGGGAACGTGGCGGTGGAGGCGTTGGCGGGTCATCGAAAACAGAGATTGTTGGTGGGTCGCTGGACCGCAAGCGCATCAACGATGCGCTGGAACGCAGGCGCATCAACGATGCGCTGGACAAGCACCTAGTGAATTCCTCGACTTCCACATCGAGAGCTTTGGCTAACAGTAAAGACAAAGAGAGGCTCTCTGTGCCCTCCACTTCCGCTGGTAAATCTCAACTCGATCACCGTGCTGCTGCCGCCGCGGCCGCGTCGCTCGCTGAGAACAAATGCTCTGATG AGGAATCTGAAACAGACAGTGAAGAATCAGATGTCAGTGGTTCTGATGGAGATGACACATCTTGGATTTCATGGTTCTGCAATTTGCgaggaaatgaatttttttgtgAAGTGGATGATGAATATATTCAAGATGATTTTAATCTCTGCGGTTTGAGCAGCCAAGTTCCATATTATGATTATGCACTTGATCTTATTTTGGATGTTGAATCTTCTCATG GTGACATGTTCACTGAAGAGCAGAATGAGTTGGTTGAATCAGCAGCGGAGATGCTATACGGTCTTATACATGTTCGATACATACTGACTAGCAAAGGAATGTCTGCAATG TTGGAGAAATACAAGAGCTATGACTTTGGAAGATGCCCAAGAGTTTACTGCTGTGGACAACCCTGCCTTCCAGTTGGTCAATCGGACATTCCTCGTTCAAGCACTGTAAAAATATACTGCCCCAAATGCGAAGATATATATTACCCTCGATCGAAGTACCAAGGCA ATATTGATGGAGCATATTTTGGAACCACATTTCCGCACTTGTTCTTGATGACATATGGGCACCTTAAGCCACAAAAGGCGTCACAGAGTTACGTGCCAAGAGTTTTTGGTTTCAAGCTCCACAAGCCGTAA
- the LOC126581878 gene encoding putative casein kinase II subunit beta-4 isoform X1 — MYRERGGGGVGGSSKTEIVGGSLDRKRINDALERRRINDALDKHLVNSSTSTSRALANSKDKERLSVPSTSAGKSQLDHRAAAAAAASLAENKCSDEESETDSEESDVSGSDGDDTSWISWFCNLRGNEFFCEVDDEYIQDDFNLCGLSSQVPYYDYALDLILDVESSHGDMFTEEQNELVESAAEMLYGLIHVRYILTSKGMSAMLEKYKSYDFGRCPRVYCCGQPCLPVGQSDIPRSSTVKIYCPKCEDIYYPRSKYQGSILACLNFAVVYIFSSFIPVLWLARGLVQLLEKPTLTDQQYIFHLQVPISVARNLDVDFI, encoded by the exons ATGTATAGGGAACGTGGCGGTGGAGGCGTTGGCGGGTCATCGAAAACAGAGATTGTTGGTGGGTCGCTGGACCGCAAGCGCATCAACGATGCGCTGGAACGCAGGCGCATCAACGATGCGCTGGACAAGCACCTAGTGAATTCCTCGACTTCCACATCGAGAGCTTTGGCTAACAGTAAAGACAAAGAGAGGCTCTCTGTGCCCTCCACTTCCGCTGGTAAATCTCAACTCGATCACCGTGCTGCTGCCGCCGCGGCCGCGTCGCTCGCTGAGAACAAATGCTCTGATG AGGAATCTGAAACAGACAGTGAAGAATCAGATGTCAGTGGTTCTGATGGAGATGACACATCTTGGATTTCATGGTTCTGCAATTTGCgaggaaatgaatttttttgtgAAGTGGATGATGAATATATTCAAGATGATTTTAATCTCTGCGGTTTGAGCAGCCAAGTTCCATATTATGATTATGCACTTGATCTTATTTTGGATGTTGAATCTTCTCATG GTGACATGTTCACTGAAGAGCAGAATGAGTTGGTTGAATCAGCAGCGGAGATGCTATACGGTCTTATACATGTTCGATACATACTGACTAGCAAAGGAATGTCTGCAATG TTGGAGAAATACAAGAGCTATGACTTTGGAAGATGCCCAAGAGTTTACTGCTGTGGACAACCCTGCCTTCCAGTTGGTCAATCGGACATTCCTCGTTCAAGCACTGTAAAAATATACTGCCCCAAATGCGAAGATATATATTACCCTCGATCGAAGTACCAAGGCAGTATCCTTGCATGCTTAAATTTTGC GGTCGTCTACATTTTTAGCAGTTTCATTCCGGTCTTGTGGTTGGCACGAGGCTTAGTGCAACTGCTTGAAAAACCTACTTTAACTGATCAACAATACATCTTCCATTTGCAAGTGCCAATATCAGTAGCAAGAAATTTGGACGTGGATTTTATTTGA